DNA from Leptolyngbya iicbica LK:
TGACGCGAAGAGCAATATCAGACTCTGGACGGTGAGTATGGACCATGACCTCGCAAAAAGAAACGTACGTTAATCGAAAAATTAGCGGACAAGAATTGTCTGATTAAAGCTAGACGTTTATTGATAAATGGCACATGAAATACGATAAAAAATTGGAGTAGAATTCCAAACTAAAGCAACTAGAATTTCCACGAAAAATTATGACAACAATTAAAACATACACCCATCCATTTGAGCTTCCTATAGAGCAAACAGCTCTGCTCATTATTGACATGCAAAATGACTTCTGTCATCCCGACGGCTTTAATGCCAGTCAGCTTAATCTTAACTTGAAATCAATAGAAGCCATCATTCCCTCAATTCAGACTTTGCTTAATTGGTCTCGAAGCTTAGGGTTGATGGTTGTTTTTACCCGTGAAAGTCATTCACCCGATTTGTCTGATGTCACCTCTAGTAAACAACGACGATATACCAATGCCGGTTCGCCAATTGGCCAGCTCGGCAAGATGGGACGATTTTTAGTTCGGGGAGAAAAAGGCGTTGAAATTATTGATGAACTGGAGCCTCTACCCCATGAAATACAACTAGATAAACCAGCCCATTCTTGTTTTGTCAACACCCAACTTGACCATAAGCTCCGCAGTCAAAATATCACTCACCTTCTCATTACGGGGGTCACCACTCAATGCTGTGTGTTGGCAACCTACCGCCATGCGAGTGATCTGGGCTATCACTGCCTGTTGTTAGATGACTGCTGTGCGGCGTTCGAGCGTGCCGACCATGACGCGACTGTTCGTATCCTGCAATCAGAAGGAGGCGTATTAGGTTGGGTTGCGCATTCCTCAATGCTTTACTAGGCCTCGCTTCCCCCTCTGGACCAAACGCTATACAATCACTCCACTGAGAGGAAAATCTCAGTAATCGGCAGCCAAGGTTGCGCAATCCGCAGTTGATTGGCGTTTTGTTTGCTCATAAAGCAATTGTCTGTAGTATTTCTTGCGTAAGTTGTACCCTTCACTACAAAACTCCTGAGCGGATGCCTTTACTCTCAAAGCCAGCTAGTTGCGATGTCTATGCCTGACGAGAGTTCGGCGTTTGAGGATGGCGACCAGCCGTTATTCCTGTGAGTCTCGTTAACCTTATTGGCGATCGAGGTGTGTGTTCCTATGCTGTCGAAGCGGTTTTTTGTTCTGTCTGTATTGGGTACTTTCTTTCTGGGAGCCTGTGGCGCGTCGCCACCCGAAGAAACTACTGAAACGCCCTCACCTGAAAGTGCTGAAACAGTGCCTTCAGATGAATTGATTCCAGTCAAAGCGGGGCATCTAGTGGCTCTAGATATGGCTCCGCTGTTCGTAGGGGTCGAATCGGGTTGTTTTGAGCAGCATGGGTTGGCGGTTGAGACCGTGTTTTTCACCAATCCCGGCGATAACAATGCTGCATTGGCTGGCAGCCAGATCGACTTCAGTACTAATCCTTTCACCTTGCCGTTCTTTGCCGCCAATAGTGGTGTCCCCATCAAAACGGTCGCAGCCGCCGGGGGATGGGGGGTGATGCAGGTGATTATCGACAGTGAATATGGAGTTGAGTCCATCGCCGACCTGAGCACCTTCGTGGCCGAAAATCCTGACCAGCCGTTGAAAATTGCCACCCTGCGGGGTGACACGCTGGAGTTGATTTTGGTGGACGGCTTTGAACAAGCTGGCATTGACCCCGCCGCCTTTGAAATGGTCTATTTCGACGATCTGCTGGCAATGGTTGATGCCTTTCGGTTAGGCGAGGTGGACATTCTGAGTCACATCAAGCCTTACACCACACAGTTTGTCGTCGCTGGTGATGCCAATGCGATTACCGACAACGCTGAGGTCTGGTCACCGACCACGCCGAACACCGTGGTGAGCGTGCTGGAGAAAACCCTCAACGAGCGTCCTGAGGTGGTGAAAGCTTACATTCAAGGGCTGCAATGTGCGGCTGAGATTATTAATACCGATCCAGAACAAGCCATTGAGCTCCTCGCGGGGGGCAACTATTACCGGGTTGAGGATGACGTGTTGTTGACTGCTTTCAATACTCAACCGTTCCCCATTACCTTTACTCCAGATTTGGAGGCGGTACAAACTGTGGTCGACAAGATGGTGCAGCTCGACTATATCCAGGCGGATGTACCCGCTCAGGACATCTTTGATGTTTCGATTGTGAAAGAGCTAGAGAAGTAGCATGGTGAAGGGCAACTCTGGCTGGTCAAGTGCTATTTCGCGATCGCTGCTACCGATGCTTTGCGGCTTCGTGTCTTGTGCCGTTTTTGTGGGCATTTGGGAAGCGATTGGGGCTAATCCCGAAAACCCCATTGCTCAGGTTTTGCCGCCACCCTCCAAGTTTCTGCCAGTCCTCTTTGAAAGCGACTTCAAAATTGGCCTGGGGTCGCAGTCGGCATCCATTTATCAGTCAGTCACCGTTACCCTGATTCGGGTCATTTTAGGCATGACGGTGGCGTTTGTCGGGTCAATTATATGTGGTTTGCTCATTAGCCTTTCAAAGTGGTCAGAGCTGTTTATTCTGCCGATTTTGGGCCTGATTGCGCCCATTGCGCCTATTGCCTGGGTGCCCCTGGCTTTAGTGGTATTTGGGGTCAGCAATCTGACGGCAGTTTTCATTGTCTTTATGGGGGTCTTTTTTACCCTGACGATCGCGACCGTAGCGGAAATTAAAAGAATCCCCGAAAACCTATTAATCACAGCCGAAAATCTCGGGGGCGGCAATTTTGCTCGCTGGCGGTTTGTCATTATTCCCGCTGTCTTACCGGGGGTGTTTACCCTGCTGAGACTGAACTTTATTGCGGCTTGGATGGCCGTATTAGCGGCTGAAATGACGGGCCTGCGGGATGGCCTGGGCACCGTGGTCATGACTGGACGCAATCTCTTCAACAGCAACCTGATTTTGTTGGGGATTTGCATTATTGGCATTACCGGCTTTGCAGTTGATCGAATGCTGTTGCTGATCCAAAAGAAGTTTTTCTGGTGGCAAATTTAACCGATGAGCAGCCATTCCTCAGTCCATCACGGAAGTTACCAGCCGCCGGTTCTGGCCTGTCAGAATGTGGCAAAAGCTTTTGGGAATCATCCCAAGTCTGCTTTCACAGCCCTAGCCGGCATCAATCTGGACGTGGCCCGGGGAGATTTTGTCACGATTCTGGGTCGTTCGGGCGGTGGTAAGTCAACTCTACTGAAGCTGCTGGGTGGTTTCATCCCTCCCACCTCAGGACAGGTGTTATTTCATGGCGTACCGTTGCGAGGCATCACCCCCAAAATCGGCATGGTGTTTCAGGAAAATACCCTGTATCCCTGGTTAACCGTTGAGCAAAATATCGGGTTTGGCTTCAAAGTCCGAGGCCAGCAAAAACGTCAGTATGCGCTGCGAGTTGAAGCGGTCATGGAACATGTCGGTTTGACTCCAGCGCGGCATTTTTACCCGCACCAGCTTTCGGGAGGCATGAAACAACGGGTTTCGATTGCGCGATCGCTGGCGATTCAGCCCGATGTGCTACTGCTGGATGAACCCTTCTCAGCGCTGGATATTCAACTGCGGCGACGGTTACAGAAATTTTTGCTGAATATTTGGCAAGAAACCGAGGAAGCGACGATGGTACTGGTCACCCACGATGTGGAAGAAGCGATATTGCTGGGCCAGAAGCTCATAGTGGTGGGTGGGCACCCCGGACAAATTCTTGAAGCGATCGATATTTCGGCTTCGGTATTTAGCGATCGGTATGACCGACAGTTTTTAGATCTTCAACAACATCTGGAAGGGGTCGTTGGTGAAGAAGGCGACATCAGAGAAAATCTTTCTCCATTAGCAGTGCTTCAGGGTTAGAACAAGGAACTATTCCTGACTAACACGGGCGGGGTATTGGGCTTTATAAATTTTCAGGATATTCCTGGATTTTAAGTCTGTGACAACCTCTTTTTGTTTTAGCCAGTTGATGAATGCGAGTAGGTCTTCATTATCTTTATAAATGTATTCCAGCATGATATCGAATTCGCCAGTGACAGCAGACAGGTAACTAATACTTTCCATATCAGTCAATTGGTCGAGGGTCGTCTCGAAAAAGGCAGGCTTAACTTTGATTTCTATGTAGGCTACCTGTTCATGTCTGACTTTGCCAGTGTTGATGAAAGCACTGATAGTAATGACTCCATCATCTAACAGTCGCTTCATTCGGTATCTAACCGTTGCCTCGGGAGCATTAATTGAACGAGCGATGTCTCGGTAGGGAATTCTGCCGTTATGTTGTAAAAGTTCAATGATTTTCAGGTCAAGACTATCAATTTCAGGATTGTCTAGAGTCTCTGTGGTCGTATTGACTGGGATTGTCATTGCAATGTTTTTGGGGATTTTGAGAGCTAGTATAACAGGCCCCTTTACTTGGCACAGCGCATACTCTTTAGCGACTGACATATGCATCTGAGATAAATCAAAAGAACAAGTGATATATGCCCTTTTGTGTTTTCAAATATACGGTTTCAAGACTGACTTTGAATTAAATTTTTTAGGGTGAGTCGTTGAGCTGATTAGCCAGAGGAATCGTTGATTTTATTCATTTCCTGATTCCTTTCTTTCGAATTATCTTTTCTGATGAAAATTTTTGTGTTAATTAGATTGGTGACATTAAGGCTAGGCGAGTTTTGGTGGAGGTTGATTTTTGCAGAATCTGATTCCAACGACGGTATTGACTGGATATTTAGGGGCGGGTAAAACCACGCTACTAAACTATATTTTGACGGCCCAGCATGGTAAGCGAATCGCCGTTATTGTCAACGAGTTCGGGGAAGTTGGCATCGATAATCAGTTAGTGATTGATGCTGACGAAGAAATCTTTGAAATGAATAATGGCTGCATCTGCTGCACCGTGCGAACTGATCTGATTCGCATTGTCACTACCTTGATGGAGCGTTCTGAAGATTTCGACTACCTCATGATCGAGACGACGGGGCTAGCCGATCCGGCCCCGGTGATTCAATCCTTTTTTATGGATGAGGTGATGCGATCGCGGCTGATGTTAGACGCCATTGTTACCGTCGTCGATGCCAAATACATTTGGGAGCACTGGGACAGTAGCGAAGCCCAGGAGCAAATCGCGTTTGCCGATGTGATTTTGCTGAATAAGGTCGATCTGGTATCGCCCCCCATTCTGGAAGAGTTGGAGCAACGCATTCGCAGCATGAATGCGATCGCGAAAATTCACCAGACTCAGCACTGCCAAGTGTCTCTCGATGCCGTGCTGGGCGTCGGAGCCTTCGACTTGAAAAATGCCCTCAGTGTCGATCCTGAGTTTCTCGACGAAGAGGCCCACGACCACGACGAAACCGTTTCCTCAATCTCGATTCAGGAACCCGGGGTGGTCAATGGCGACCAATTTAATCGCTGGCTCTACCAGCTCGTGCAGGCCCGTGGGCCTGATCTCTTTCGCATGAAAGGCATTCTCGACATGGATCATGCCAGCCGCCGCTTTGTGTTTCAAGGAGTCCACATGACCCTGGATGGTCGGCCTGGACGCCCCTGGCAACCTGGCGAAACCCGGCGTAATGAGCTGGTCTTTATTGGCCGTGATTTGGACAAAGCGGAACTGCAGCGTGGTTTTAGCGAGTGCCTGATGTAACCCCAACATAAATTCAGAACGGAATTTGCCATGAAACAATCCGAAGCTTTAACGATCAGCATCGGCGTACTCGGTGGTGTCGATGTTTTCTTGACCGCAACGGTCATTCCGGTGCCGGTGTGGGTCACGTTTACCGCCTGGGCCTCTTTCTTTATTGTCGGCGGTGGCGTCCGGGGCTTTGTTAAGTCCATTTCCTGCAACATCACTGGCATTATCATTGCTGCCCTCTCGTTGCTAGCCATCGACTTGATTGGTCCGAGTCCCCTGGTGGCGGCCATTTGTGTCGGCATCGGGAGTGCCGGCATGGTGCAGGCCTCGAAATTACCCTTTACCCACGGCATTACCCCAGCGATTGTGTGGGGATTTTCACAAACCGTGGGGACAGTGGCGGTGACGGGATTGCCAGTGACCGCCGCCCTGCCCAACAACCCGGTACTCATTGCGATCGCCGCCATGATTCTGGGCAATCTCTTCGGCTATCTGTCCGAAGCTTGGGGCAAGGCCATGACCACCTCTGCCGTCGCCGCGACGAGCGAGTAAATCATCGGGAAACATCCACAGTTAACCCGATCGCTGATGCCATCGTCAGCTCACTTCTCCATTTTTTCAATCAGACCAAGGAGCGATAACGCCGATGAAACTCCAGCACAATCTGGGGGGTTTAGAAGGGCTAGACCCCGTCAATACCGAGACTCAAGTCTTTGTTGAACCCTGGGAACAGCGCATTTTTGGCATTCACACCGCCATGATGGCCCTCAGCAATCACCTGGGGGACTCGTTGCCCGACTATGCGATCGAGGAAGTCCCGACTGAGTTCAAAAGCTTCTGGACGTGGGGCCACCTGCGCATGGGGGCCGAAGGCATGCACCCCTTTGACTACTTCCGCTTGCGCTATTACGAAAAGTGGCTGGGGGGGATTTCGGGCTTCTTTGTCTCCGAGGGCTACATCACCCAAGAAGAGTTAGATGCGCGCACGGCGGCCTTTTTGGAAGATAGCGAACAGGCGGCAGCGCCTTTGCCGACGGGGGGCGACCCGGCCATTGATGCGCAAGTGCTGAAATACCTGCAAAAGGGCGATTCACCCAAGCGGCCCTTGCCAGCACCGCCCAAATTTAGTGTGGGCGATCGCGTCCGGGTGAAAAACGTCTCACCGGGTGAACACAGTCGCCTGCCCGGTCATCTCAAAGGCCACACGGCGGAAGTCGTCTTGGTTTATGAGGGCGCGTTCACCTATTTTTTCAAGACTGAAGATGGCATTGGTGTCCCGATGCCGGTGTACAGCCTGGCCTTCAAGAATGAAGAGATTTGGCCCGAATCGTTGACTGAGCCGAATTCGCTCTACTACAACGACATTTTTGAAGTGTATTTAGAAGCCGTTTAAGGGGAAAGCCTAATGCCTAGTAACTATCCAGGATTTAAGTACGGAGCCGATCGCGAAACCGTTAGCGCGGCTAAAGTCAAAGCCCTTGAGTCATTGTTGATTGAAAAGGGCGTGATCACGGGCGACACCGTGAATAGCATTCTCGGCTATTTTGAAACGGAAATGGGGCCGTTTAACGGAGCCAAACTAGTCGCGCGGGCTTGGGTTGACCCCGAGTTTAAGGCCCGGCTGCTGGCCGATTGTAATGCCGCTTGCGAGGAAATGGATTTCCCGGAGGGCATGTCTGGGGCCGAAGGTGAGCACATGCGCATTGTGGAAAACACGCCTGAAGTCCACAACATCATTGTTTGTACGTTGTGTTCTTGTTATCCCTGGCCCACGTTAGGTCTGCCGCCTTACTGGTTTAAGGATCCGACCTTTCGCGCCCGAGTCGTGCGAGAACCGCGCAAGGTTTTGTCCGAATTTGGCGTCGAGCTAGACGACTCTGTTGAGGTGCGGGTGTGGGACAGCAGCGCCCAGATTCGCTGGTGGGTGTTGCCCATGCGTCCTGAAGGCACTGAAGGCATGAGTGAAGCGGAACTCGCTGGACTCTTGACGCCGGAAGCCATGATGGGGGTCGCCACCGTTAAGGTTTAAGTCACTGCAGATGCGGAGTCGAGGGGCTGCCCTCAGCCCAGACTCCGCCTATGGATAGCGAGAAACACCAACGATGTTTACCAAATTCGAGCATTTTGCGGCGACCAGTTTAATGGGAGATCCCGAAGAAGCGCCGCCGCGCAAGGATGGTCACCTACATTTTGATCGCGATTGGGAAAAGATGGCGTTTGGCGTCGCGATCGCCCTTTCCAAGCAGGGCTATTACGAGTGGGAGGACTTTCGCCAAACCCTCATGGCCACCATCAAGGAATGGGAAAACACCCATGAGTTGAATGACCCGGAATGGGACTACTACCAATGCTGGGTGGCCGCTTTAGAGAAAGTCGCGGTCGCCTCGGGTGTGGTGAAAGCCGGTGAACTGGAAACGCAAATGGCTCAACTATTGAACTGTAAGAATTCGGAGACCTGATTGATGAACCGTAACCCTCATTTCACCCCGATGACCAAACTCGGAATCGCCGGAGTTGTTGGCCTGAGCAGCTTAGCCCTGGCAGTTCCGGCATTAGCGCATCATCCCTTTGGCGGGAGCACGCCGACCACTGCGATCGCCGCCTTTTTATCGGGCTTAGGCCACCCCGTAATTGGCTTAGATCACTTGGCGTTTGTCATCATTGTTGGTCTGCTGGCCGCCGTCATGGGGTTGGGATTGATGATTCCGATCGCCTTTACCGTGGCTGCACTCGTGGGGACTGGACTGCATCTGATGGGCCTCAACTTACCCTTGCCAGAAGTGATCATCTCGGCTTCAGTCTTGTTGTTTGGCGTTTTTCTGGCGCTCAAGCAGCAGCCCTCGACTTATTTAGTCATGGGGCTGACCGCGATCTCGGGGCTGTTTCATGGCTATGCCTATGGGGAGGCCATTGTCGGAGCGAATATGGGGCCGCTGTTCGCTTACCTCCTGGGCTTTGCTTCCATTCAAATGGTGATTGGTTTAGCCGCCTACACCATTGCCAAACGGTTGCAGCCTCAGACTGAAACGGGTGCTCTCAGCCTGCGGTTTGCTGGCTTTACGTTCGCTGGCATCGGGCTGGCATTCCTTTCGGGCGTGATTTTGGCGTAGCGCAGGGGGACGCCTGGGCTGTAATTGATCAGAAAGTCTTGCCACACGTCCTTCATGCTCAAAAGTATTAGCTAGGTGGGTCTTCTAATCGGAATCTAGCTTTTAGGGGCGATGTGTCGCCTGACGGGGAAGGATTTTGATCGCCGCGATCGCCCCCTGACACCCAAGCCATGACTCATGTACGTGTTTAGCGTCGATTTAAGCAGCGCGATTTTGCCGCACCATGGCTTGGGCGACTTGTTCGATGAACGAGTCGCCTCGTTGTTGNNNCCTATCAGCGCGATAGTCACTACCTTAAGCCTCCTTTTCTCTGCTGGGAGGAATGACAACCGAACACAGACGCTAAACACGTACTGACTCATCGAGTCATGGCTTTTTTTATGACCGATGAAATGAGCGATGTTTGAATATCGCCATCAGATGCCAAAGAACACGGTCAAGACGGCAAAGATCACCCCCAGGTGGGAGGTGGCGATCGCTGACGAATGATACTTTCAGCTCATAGGAACAAAATATTCAGGTTTTATTGATGGCTAGTTCATCTCCTTTAGAAGGTGTCATCCTCGTCGATTGTGCCAAAGCAAACATTGAAAACGGTGTAGAAACGGCTGCGGTGCAGTGCGGCTATGGCACCGATGTCGCGGCATTTCAAACTGCCCTGAAATCAGCTTGTGCTGACATGAACATTGAGCTGAAAGAATTTGCTGACCTCTCCGTTGATAAGCGGGTGAATCATCGCAACGGCATTGAAGTTTATCCAGATACTCCCTCGGATCTCTAACATTCTGCGCTGAGCACCAATTTCTCATCCCGATTCCCTATGACAGACAATGCTATTAGCGTCCCCTTCGACTCTGCTCAGAGGATGCTGGCTGAGCAGAGTCGAAGTCGGCAATAAATAGTATTGAAGTATTTACTGAAAGATTGGTGTCAGGCCACTTTAGAGCTCTGAGCCTCCAGCTGGAACAGCTTTGGTTCGCATCCGTGACATGCGGCGTTACGTTCTGATCGCATGGTCAAAACTGGCTTTGAAACAGTTCACTTAATACTTCTGAATATGATTGTTGTTCCGGCCTGGGGAATCTTCCTTTTTGTCCTTTTCACGATAGTTTTTATTATCTTCTCCTGGCTGTACTTGGCAGGCACTTTTCAGCGGCAGCGACCGTATCATTTAACCGGCATCGGCGCTAGCGAATCCCACTTTCTCACCACGATCGCGAGCATGTCTGATTCGCTGATCACTGCTGGCTATCCCCTCGCCTTTTGGTCCGATATTGATACCATTCAGGCAGCTCGCCTAGAACTCATCGACCAGGCCCAAACGCTGATTCAGTTTGAGACTTTTAAAATGTCTCCGGGCAAGCGTGCGAAGGATTTTGCTGATGCGTTGTGTCGGCAAGCGATCGCGGGAGTCACGGTGCAAGTTTTAGCCGATAGCTATGGGGCGAAAGAACTGCCCGCTAGCTATTGGCAACGGCTGCAGAATGCGGGCGTACAGGTGCTCTTTTTTAATCCATTCTCAGGGCGATCGCCGCTAGATTATTTACGCCGCAATCACCGCAAACTCCTCATCGTTGATCAAACCATTGCCATGGTTGGAGGAGCGGGCATTTCTGACCTTTGGGATGGCAAAGATGGCAAATCTGAACAACCCTGGTACGACTTTGAAATCAAATGGCAAGGTGATGCCGTCGGTATGCTCACCGGATTTTTCTGGCAGCATTGGTTGACCGCTGGCGGTCACGTTGACCTAAACCAGCATCACCCTGGTCGCTCCCAAGCCGCCACACCATCGCCCGTGCTGATCACCCCTGGGGAAGAACCCAGCACCGGCGATTCGCCGATTCGCAGCTTATTTCAACTCTGCATTACGTCCGCTCAGCGGCGATTATGGCTGGCGAGTCCCTATTTACTGCCCGACCAAATCACCTGCGAAATGCTCGACCAAGCCTGCCGCCAAGGCGTGGATGTGCGCATTTTGACGATGGGGCCTAAAAGCGATAAAGCCTACGTTTATTACACGTCTCGCCAGCGCTATGGGCCGCTACTACGCAGCCAAATCCAGATTCATGAATATCAGCCCAGTATGATGCACGGCAAAATTGTACTGATTGATGATGACTGGGTCAGTTTTGGCAGTGCCAATCTCGATCCACGCAGTTTCTTTCACAATGATGAGCTCAATCTCTGCACCAACAATGCTCAACTCATTTCCCAAGTCGCGGCGTTTTTTGAATCTGGGTTTGAGCAAAGTGAGGTAGTGCAACTAGGACCTTGGCAACGGCGGCCTTGGCAAGAGAAATTAATCGGTCGTTTGGGCAATTTTTTCTACTGGCAACTATAACTTGATAGAGATAATCGATCAGCAAAACTCTACCTTTGTGGCCGCAGTCGTCTGCCTGTAGCAGGAATGCAATTAGCCTCATTATTCCTAGACTGTAAAGGTAGTCTTTAAGGACAAAACTATATGGGTATTGAAGAACGGGTAGAAGCCACCGCTAAGAATGTTGAAGGTAAAGCGCAAGAAGCTATTGGCGAAGTTACTGGCGATCCTAAAGATAAGGCAGAAGGCCGCGCCAAGCAGGTTGAAGCCGAAACTGAGCATGCCAAAGAGGATGTCAAAGACAATCTCAAGCAGCAAATTGACTAATCTAGCAGCTGCCTTCCAGACGATTGTTTGGAGTTGCTAAAACAACGCAACATAGCACGCTATTAAGGTGGTCAATGGCCACCTTTTTATTTGAAAAGTTTCACGCCCGCGATAGATACTTGAGCTTGCTAGTTTGATTTCAGTAAGCTTGAGTTATAAAACGCACTGTGAAACTTAGAAATTCATTCTTTTTTTGCTGTTTCACAATCAACGGAAATTATGCTAGTCAAACATCAGAAAGACCACACCCTTATTCAGGTAACGGATACTCAAGAACTCATCGATCCCTTTCAGAAGAGCATTCAGGGACGAGAAAAAGCGGGAGAAGAAGTGCAACCCACTCAAGCATTTGAGAAATCGACACTAATTTTTCCCTCGGGTGAGCCTTTACCACAATGTTGGACAGATCCAGAATATCAGTCGAACTAAAACGCTGATATTGGAAACTAATTTCTCCGCAGGAGTGTCGCGATCGCGACACTCCTGCGGAGTTAGGAGGCTGAAGTCATCCAATATCGATATCGGGCAACGAGCGATCGCCGGTCACATCATCTACCAGTAGCGCTCACCCATTACTCCGAACTGCCCAGCATGATGGCAATGGGCCGACTGGATTCAAATTCGTTAGCGAACAGGACGATCGCGGCGGTCATCGGGACGCCAATAAACGCGCCGGGAATGCCCCATACCCAGCCCCAAAAGACGATGGAGAGCAG
Protein-coding regions in this window:
- a CDS encoding HupE/UreJ family protein; this translates as MNRNPHFTPMTKLGIAGVVGLSSLALAVPALAHHPFGGSTPTTAIAAFLSGLGHPVIGLDHLAFVIIVGLLAAVMGLGLMIPIAFTVAALVGTGLHLMGLNLPLPEVIISASVLLFGVFLALKQQPSTYLVMGLTAISGLFHGYAYGEAIVGANMGPLFAYLLGFASIQMVIGLAAYTIAKRLQPQTETGALSLRFAGFTFAGIGLAFLSGVILA
- a CDS encoding CsbD family protein, producing MGIEERVEATAKNVEGKAQEAIGEVTGDPKDKAEGRAKQVEAETEHAKEDVKDNLKQQID
- a CDS encoding DUF1097 domain-containing protein codes for the protein MKQSEALTISIGVLGGVDVFLTATVIPVPVWVTFTAWASFFIVGGGVRGFVKSISCNITGIIIAALSLLAIDLIGPSPLVAAICVGIGSAGMVQASKLPFTHGITPAIVWGFSQTVGTVAVTGLPVTAALPNNPVLIAIAAMILGNLFGYLSEAWGKAMTTSAVAATSE
- a CDS encoding ABC transporter ATP-binding protein gives rise to the protein MAKAFGNHPKSAFTALAGINLDVARGDFVTILGRSGGGKSTLLKLLGGFIPPTSGQVLFHGVPLRGITPKIGMVFQENTLYPWLTVEQNIGFGFKVRGQQKRQYALRVEAVMEHVGLTPARHFYPHQLSGGMKQRVSIARSLAIQPDVLLLDEPFSALDIQLRRRLQKFLLNIWQETEEATMVLVTHDVEEAILLGQKLIVVGGHPGQILEAIDISASVFSDRYDRQFLDLQQHLEGVVGEEGDIRENLSPLAVLQG
- a CDS encoding ABC transporter substrate-binding protein, translated to MLSKRFFVLSVLGTFFLGACGASPPEETTETPSPESAETVPSDELIPVKAGHLVALDMAPLFVGVESGCFEQHGLAVETVFFTNPGDNNAALAGSQIDFSTNPFTLPFFAANSGVPIKTVAAAGGWGVMQVIIDSEYGVESIADLSTFVAENPDQPLKIATLRGDTLELILVDGFEQAGIDPAAFEMVYFDDLLAMVDAFRLGEVDILSHIKPYTTQFVVAGDANAITDNAEVWSPTTPNTVVSVLEKTLNERPEVVKAYIQGLQCAAEIINTDPEQAIELLAGGNYYRVEDDVLLTAFNTQPFPITFTPDLEAVQTVVDKMVQLDYIQADVPAQDIFDVSIVKELEK
- a CDS encoding Lrp/AsnC family transcriptional regulator, which translates into the protein MSVAKEYALCQVKGPVILALKIPKNIAMTIPVNTTTETLDNPEIDSLDLKIIELLQHNGRIPYRDIARSINAPEATVRYRMKRLLDDGVITISAFINTGKVRHEQVAYIEIKVKPAFFETTLDQLTDMESISYLSAVTGEFDIMLEYIYKDNEDLLAFINWLKQKEVVTDLKSRNILKIYKAQYPARVSQE
- a CDS encoding nitrile hydratase accessory protein is translated as MFTKFEHFAATSLMGDPEEAPPRKDGHLHFDRDWEKMAFGVAIALSKQGYYEWEDFRQTLMATIKEWENTHELNDPEWDYYQCWVAALEKVAVASGVVKAGELETQMAQLLNCKNSET
- the nthA gene encoding nitrile hydratase subunit alpha, with product MPSNYPGFKYGADRETVSAAKVKALESLLIEKGVITGDTVNSILGYFETEMGPFNGAKLVARAWVDPEFKARLLADCNAACEEMDFPEGMSGAEGEHMRIVENTPEVHNIIVCTLCSCYPWPTLGLPPYWFKDPTFRARVVREPRKVLSEFGVELDDSVEVRVWDSSAQIRWWVLPMRPEGTEGMSEAELAGLLTPEAMMGVATVKV
- the nthB gene encoding nitrile hydratase subunit beta, whose translation is MKLQHNLGGLEGLDPVNTETQVFVEPWEQRIFGIHTAMMALSNHLGDSLPDYAIEEVPTEFKSFWTWGHLRMGAEGMHPFDYFRLRYYEKWLGGISGFFVSEGYITQEELDARTAAFLEDSEQAAAPLPTGGDPAIDAQVLKYLQKGDSPKRPLPAPPKFSVGDRVRVKNVSPGEHSRLPGHLKGHTAEVVLVYEGAFTYFFKTEDGIGVPMPVYSLAFKNEEIWPESLTEPNSLYYNDIFEVYLEAV
- a CDS encoding ABC transporter permease; translated protein: MVKGNSGWSSAISRSLLPMLCGFVSCAVFVGIWEAIGANPENPIAQVLPPPSKFLPVLFESDFKIGLGSQSASIYQSVTVTLIRVILGMTVAFVGSIICGLLISLSKWSELFILPILGLIAPIAPIAWVPLALVVFGVSNLTAVFIVFMGVFFTLTIATVAEIKRIPENLLITAENLGGGNFARWRFVIIPAVLPGVFTLLRLNFIAAWMAVLAAEMTGLRDGLGTVVMTGRNLFNSNLILLGICIIGITGFAVDRMLLLIQKKFFWWQI
- a CDS encoding cysteine hydrolase family protein is translated as MTTIKTYTHPFELPIEQTALLIIDMQNDFCHPDGFNASQLNLNLKSIEAIIPSIQTLLNWSRSLGLMVVFTRESHSPDLSDVTSSKQRRYTNAGSPIGQLGKMGRFLVRGEKGVEIIDELEPLPHEIQLDKPAHSCFVNTQLDHKLRSQNITHLLITGVTTQCCVLATYRHASDLGYHCLLLDDCCAAFERADHDATVRILQSEGGVLGWVAHSSMLY
- a CDS encoding phospholipase D-like domain-containing protein, coding for MAGTFQRQRPYHLTGIGASESHFLTTIASMSDSLITAGYPLAFWSDIDTIQAARLELIDQAQTLIQFETFKMSPGKRAKDFADALCRQAIAGVTVQVLADSYGAKELPASYWQRLQNAGVQVLFFNPFSGRSPLDYLRRNHRKLLIVDQTIAMVGGAGISDLWDGKDGKSEQPWYDFEIKWQGDAVGMLTGFFWQHWLTAGGHVDLNQHHPGRSQAATPSPVLITPGEEPSTGDSPIRSLFQLCITSAQRRLWLASPYLLPDQITCEMLDQACRQGVDVRILTMGPKSDKAYVYYTSRQRYGPLLRSQIQIHEYQPSMMHGKIVLIDDDWVSFGSANLDPRSFFHNDELNLCTNNAQLISQVAAFFESGFEQSEVVQLGPWQRRPWQEKLIGRLGNFFYWQL
- a CDS encoding CobW family GTP-binding protein produces the protein MQNLIPTTVLTGYLGAGKTTLLNYILTAQHGKRIAVIVNEFGEVGIDNQLVIDADEEIFEMNNGCICCTVRTDLIRIVTTLMERSEDFDYLMIETTGLADPAPVIQSFFMDEVMRSRLMLDAIVTVVDAKYIWEHWDSSEAQEQIAFADVILLNKVDLVSPPILEELEQRIRSMNAIAKIHQTQHCQVSLDAVLGVGAFDLKNALSVDPEFLDEEAHDHDETVSSISIQEPGVVNGDQFNRWLYQLVQARGPDLFRMKGILDMDHASRRFVFQGVHMTLDGRPGRPWQPGETRRNELVFIGRDLDKAELQRGFSECLM